The following are encoded together in the Falsiruegeria litorea R37 genome:
- a CDS encoding RidA family protein: MKKVQKIQTSEAAQPLGHYSQAVVSGDLVFVSGILPVELDGTLNAERGFSEQAEIVLRNAEAILRAAGSDFSKAVKATIYVTDIANWKAFDEAYSTALGEHKPARAVAPVPSLHHGFQVEMDLIASVSGV; this comes from the coding sequence ATGAAGAAGGTGCAGAAAATCCAAACCTCAGAAGCGGCTCAGCCCCTCGGGCATTATTCGCAGGCGGTTGTGAGCGGAGATCTCGTGTTTGTTTCGGGAATCCTGCCGGTTGAACTTGATGGCACCCTGAATGCGGAGCGTGGCTTCAGCGAGCAAGCCGAGATAGTTCTACGTAACGCAGAGGCCATTCTACGGGCGGCGGGTTCGGATTTTTCCAAAGCTGTGAAGGCCACGATTTACGTCACGGATATCGCCAACTGGAAAGCCTTTGATGAGGCGTATTCCACCGCTTTAGGCGAGCATAAGCCGGCCCGTGCCGTCGCCCCGGTTCCAAGCCTGCACCATGGTTTCCAAGTCGAAATGGACCTGATCGCGTCCGTTTCCGGCGTTTGA
- a CDS encoding amino acid ABC transporter substrate-binding protein codes for MNQRRVTWATIAVLVAAVSSSNAFAGTLDDVRERGKLKCGVNTGLAGFASIGSSGDWEGFDIAICRAVAAAVLEDAKAVEFVPTTGKTRFTALASGEVDLLARNSTHTFSRDTDLKLDFAGVNYYDGQGFLVPKALGVTSALELDGATVCIQTGSTSELNLADFFRANSLTYEPVPIESAGEGQQQYLAGSCDVMMTDASSLAASRSTFEDPANHIILPEIISKEPLGPVVRHGDNDWADIVGWTLNAMISAEELGISSENVAELAAQEGENPEINRMLGTEGNLGEMINLDPKWVVNVISSVGNYEEVFEANIGKDTPLGLERGQNALYTDGGLIYSPPFR; via the coding sequence ATGAATCAGCGCAGAGTAACTTGGGCAACAATTGCAGTTCTTGTGGCGGCGGTTTCAAGTTCCAATGCATTTGCCGGAACGCTTGACGACGTTCGAGAGCGTGGAAAGTTGAAATGTGGAGTGAATACAGGCCTCGCAGGTTTCGCTTCAATCGGCTCATCCGGCGATTGGGAAGGGTTTGACATAGCAATTTGCCGGGCTGTCGCGGCAGCAGTGCTGGAGGACGCCAAGGCCGTTGAATTTGTACCGACGACCGGCAAAACCCGTTTCACAGCGTTAGCCTCCGGCGAGGTCGATTTGCTGGCGCGGAACTCGACACACACATTTAGCAGGGACACTGACCTGAAGCTCGACTTTGCTGGGGTGAACTACTACGACGGCCAGGGGTTCCTTGTGCCAAAAGCTCTGGGCGTTACATCTGCGCTCGAACTTGATGGCGCGACTGTGTGCATCCAGACCGGATCGACATCTGAACTGAACCTCGCGGATTTTTTCAGAGCAAACAGTCTCACCTATGAGCCTGTTCCAATTGAATCCGCAGGTGAGGGGCAGCAGCAGTATTTGGCCGGTTCCTGCGACGTTATGATGACCGACGCATCAAGCCTTGCCGCTTCGCGTTCGACCTTCGAAGATCCTGCCAATCATATCATTCTGCCGGAAATCATCTCGAAGGAACCGTTGGGACCGGTCGTACGCCATGGTGATAATGACTGGGCAGATATTGTCGGTTGGACATTGAATGCAATGATTTCCGCAGAAGAGCTGGGTATTTCTTCCGAAAATGTCGCCGAACTGGCAGCACAAGAGGGGGAAAACCCTGAAATCAACCGCATGCTCGGCACCGAAGGCAACCTCGGAGAAATGATAAATTTAGATCCCAAATGGGTTGTTAATGTCATCTCGTCTGTGGGCAACTACGAAGAAGTGTTCGAGGCCAATATTGGCAAAGACACTCCGCTGGGTTTGGAGAGAGGCCAAAACGCCCTCTACACCGACGGCGGCCTGATATATTCGCCCCCGTTCCGGTAA
- a CDS encoding Lrp/AsnC family transcriptional regulator, with the protein MKEVDELDRKILRALESNADLANKVLADQIGLSPSACLRRVSRLKEMGAIKKIVAVVDPNCYERKLSVVVSVKFERHGIQARQDFFNQLKREKAVVQCYMVTGEVGSIIILNVADMEEYTEFTDRLFNEDPNVSAFTTFMVMSKLM; encoded by the coding sequence ATGAAGGAAGTGGATGAACTCGACAGGAAGATTCTTCGCGCACTAGAATCTAATGCGGATCTCGCAAACAAAGTGCTTGCCGATCAAATTGGCCTGTCACCATCTGCTTGTCTGCGCAGAGTCTCGCGTTTAAAGGAAATGGGCGCGATCAAGAAGATCGTCGCTGTGGTTGACCCGAATTGTTACGAACGCAAACTTTCTGTCGTCGTGTCTGTCAAATTTGAACGTCATGGCATCCAGGCTAGGCAAGACTTCTTCAATCAGTTGAAACGTGAGAAAGCAGTAGTTCAGTGCTACATGGTCACTGGAGAAGTCGGCAGCATCATCATATTGAACGTAGCCGATATGGAAGAGTACACTGAATTTACAGATCGCCTGTTCAACGAAGACCCAAATGTTTCGGCATTCACGACTTTTATGGTCATGTCTAAGTTGATGTGA
- a CDS encoding alanine racemase codes for MTNKLADLETPCLLIDKQRLVKNIDRMTAATEKRGISQRPHLKSAKSVDVAKMVVGRNGTGATVSTLVEAESFSEAGITDLLYSNAIVPQKLDRAARLLAEGVDLKVVVDNVEMAERIAAYSKTSGVAFPVLIELDMDGHRSGIRPEDTERLLAVAEILASEDLLCGVMAHAGKSYALTDKTAIENLAREEEAAALQAASSLKNAGYRCDIVSVGSTPTALADIDCLGATEMRAGTCIFFDLVQRGVGVCDFEDIVMSVLTTVTGINRETNRIITDSGWMSLSRDRGTSKQKEDFFYGQVCLEDGTVLPDFLVLDTQQDHGILGFRSGVEKTVPEFEIGTLLRILPNHVCATAAQHSRYFVTNEDNEVEATWSRIIG; via the coding sequence ATGACCAACAAACTGGCGGACCTCGAAACACCCTGCTTGCTGATCGACAAGCAACGCTTGGTGAAGAATATCGACCGCATGACTGCAGCGACGGAAAAGCGTGGCATTTCCCAACGCCCGCACTTGAAGTCGGCAAAATCCGTCGATGTTGCCAAGATGGTTGTCGGCCGAAACGGCACTGGTGCTACCGTCTCCACGCTGGTCGAAGCAGAATCTTTTAGCGAGGCAGGCATTACTGACCTGCTCTATTCCAACGCCATTGTGCCGCAAAAATTAGATCGCGCCGCAAGGCTGTTGGCAGAGGGTGTCGACTTGAAAGTCGTGGTGGACAACGTGGAAATGGCAGAGCGGATCGCGGCGTATTCGAAGACTTCCGGTGTGGCGTTTCCGGTCCTGATTGAGCTTGATATGGATGGACACCGGTCCGGCATACGCCCGGAAGACACCGAACGGCTGCTGGCGGTGGCGGAAATCCTAGCTAGCGAAGACCTGTTATGCGGAGTGATGGCCCATGCTGGCAAAAGCTATGCACTGACCGACAAAACAGCGATCGAAAACCTTGCCCGCGAAGAAGAGGCCGCGGCCCTTCAGGCGGCGTCCAGTCTGAAGAATGCAGGCTACCGTTGCGACATCGTCAGCGTCGGCTCAACGCCTACCGCCCTTGCGGACATTGATTGTTTGGGTGCCACCGAGATGCGCGCAGGGACCTGCATATTCTTTGATCTGGTCCAACGTGGCGTTGGTGTTTGCGATTTTGAAGACATCGTAATGAGCGTGCTGACAACTGTGACTGGGATAAACCGCGAAACAAACCGGATCATCACGGATTCCGGCTGGATGTCGCTGTCTCGCGACCGCGGAACTTCCAAACAGAAAGAAGATTTCTTCTATGGGCAGGTGTGCCTGGAAGACGGAACAGTTCTGCCGGACTTTCTGGTGCTCGATACTCAGCAGGATCATGGCATTCTTGGCTTCCGTTCGGGCGTCGAAAAAACAGTGCCCGAGTTTGAGATAGGTACGTTGCTGCGGATTCTACCGAACCATGTTTGCGCAACGGCAGCACAGCACAGCAGGTACTTCGTCACAAATGAAGACAACGAAGTTGAGGCAACCTGGTCGCGAATAATCGGTTGA
- a CDS encoding dicarboxylate/amino acid:cation symporter, with protein MTQQPKSGILAGWRSMMLWKQIVIALVLGVLVGVVLNMTGNENTATMIKYIGTMFISAIKMLIVPLIFVSLVCGMTSVTDLARMGRIGVKSVAFYLGTTAFAISIGLGLATLIQPGAGVDLATASAMEPKAAPPFIETLIAIIPKNPIAAAADGNVLQVIFFAIVFGLAINLAGKPAEPIRNFFEALNTVILKLTEIVISFAPYGVFALMAWVAGTYGLSLLLPLGKIIFALYLGCLLHALIVYGGLVTFVARLNPVRFFQGVVEPQIVAFTSTSSSGTLPVTMSAAQKNLGVNKSVASFTLPLGATINMDGTAMYQGVSALFVAQAFGIELGMSEYVTIVLTTTLASIGTAGVPGAGLVMLSLVLTSVGLPLEGVAIIAGIDRILDMARTSLNVTGDCTCAVLVAKSEDQIDLDAYNTPHALKSPELVES; from the coding sequence ATGACTCAGCAACCCAAATCTGGCATTTTAGCGGGCTGGCGCTCGATGATGCTATGGAAGCAGATCGTGATTGCACTGGTACTGGGTGTACTGGTGGGTGTTGTCTTGAACATGACAGGCAACGAAAACACCGCCACCATGATCAAATACATCGGCACCATGTTCATTTCGGCAATCAAGATGCTGATTGTGCCCCTTATCTTTGTGTCGCTGGTTTGCGGGATGACGTCCGTTACCGACCTGGCCCGCATGGGGCGCATCGGTGTGAAATCGGTTGCCTTCTATCTGGGCACAACCGCATTTGCGATTTCCATCGGCCTGGGATTGGCAACCCTGATCCAGCCGGGGGCCGGAGTGGACTTGGCCACCGCCTCAGCGATGGAGCCGAAAGCGGCGCCGCCGTTCATTGAAACCCTGATTGCGATCATCCCCAAGAACCCGATTGCAGCCGCCGCAGACGGCAACGTTTTGCAAGTGATCTTCTTCGCTATCGTGTTTGGCCTGGCCATCAACTTGGCAGGCAAGCCAGCGGAACCGATCCGCAACTTCTTTGAAGCACTAAATACAGTGATCCTGAAGCTGACCGAGATCGTAATTTCCTTTGCGCCGTACGGTGTGTTCGCATTGATGGCATGGGTAGCTGGTACTTACGGCCTGTCGCTGCTACTGCCGCTGGGCAAGATCATCTTTGCCCTTTACCTTGGCTGCCTCCTCCACGCGTTGATCGTCTATGGCGGTCTGGTCACCTTTGTCGCACGTTTAAACCCGGTTCGGTTCTTCCAAGGCGTGGTTGAGCCGCAGATCGTGGCTTTCACCAGTACCTCCAGCTCGGGCACTCTGCCAGTCACCATGTCGGCTGCTCAGAAAAACTTGGGGGTAAACAAGTCAGTGGCTAGCTTCACTCTGCCTCTGGGTGCGACTATCAACATGGACGGCACCGCGATGTATCAGGGTGTGTCGGCACTGTTTGTTGCTCAGGCCTTTGGTATCGAGTTGGGCATGTCGGAATACGTCACTATCGTCCTGACCACGACCTTGGCCTCTATCGGGACCGCCGGTGTGCCTGGAGCTGGTCTTGTGATGCTGTCACTGGTGCTAACCTCGGTTGGCCTGCCACTGGAGGGTGTTGCAATCATTGCGGGTATCGACCGTATCTTGGATATGGCGCGGACTTCTCTGAATGTTACCGGAGATTGCACTTGTGCCGTCTTGGTTGCCAAGTCCGAAGATCAGATCGATCTGGACGCATATAACACTCCGCATGCGCTTAAGTCGCCGGAATTGGTAGAAAGTTAA
- a CDS encoding threonine synthase — MKSCDYSSAACRPNQKVNKMKAPTFVDPRNGTEYALDAKIWRSADGNPMMISPLPGICREDIDTGNGSLWRYQAAFPIKVENPVSMGEGCTPMHKTSFDGIPCNFKLEWFSPTGSFKDRGTSVMLSMLKEMGITEVLEDSSGNGGASVAGYGAAAGMKVHVFVPATTSAAKVAQIQAYGAEIVRVPGPREATEEAAIEKASEIFYASHNWHPFFLQGTKTIGYEIWEDLGFKLPDNIVIPGSAGSNVLGVYLAFKELMASGETDRLPKIFVSQPANCAPLHAAFQAEADEHVLQEFGKTVAEGTAIKRPIRIKEMLQAVRESGGGTVAVEEDDIIAACRKLANQGLYVEPTCAHAAAGLAKLTQEGLIKETDETVVILTGSGLKTTSFYADLFSGGDA; from the coding sequence TTGAAAAGCTGCGATTATTCTTCGGCTGCATGTCGCCCAAATCAAAAGGTAAATAAAATGAAAGCTCCAACGTTCGTCGACCCGCGAAACGGCACCGAATATGCACTAGATGCAAAAATCTGGCGGTCTGCCGATGGCAATCCGATGATGATTTCGCCGCTGCCGGGCATCTGCCGCGAAGACATTGACACCGGCAACGGGTCACTGTGGCGTTATCAAGCAGCCTTTCCAATCAAGGTAGAAAACCCGGTTTCTATGGGCGAAGGCTGTACCCCAATGCACAAGACCTCCTTTGATGGCATACCGTGCAACTTTAAACTGGAGTGGTTTTCACCCACCGGTTCATTCAAGGACCGCGGAACGTCAGTGATGCTGTCGATGCTCAAGGAAATGGGTATCACCGAAGTGCTGGAAGACAGCTCCGGCAACGGTGGCGCGTCGGTCGCAGGCTACGGAGCGGCGGCTGGCATGAAGGTTCATGTTTTTGTGCCTGCCACCACCTCGGCTGCTAAAGTCGCGCAAATCCAAGCCTACGGTGCAGAAATCGTCCGGGTTCCCGGTCCGCGCGAAGCGACGGAAGAAGCCGCCATCGAGAAGGCTTCGGAAATCTTCTATGCCAGCCACAACTGGCACCCGTTCTTCCTACAGGGCACAAAGACTATTGGCTACGAAATTTGGGAAGATCTGGGCTTCAAGCTGCCCGACAACATTGTCATTCCGGGGTCTGCGGGCAGCAATGTGCTGGGCGTTTACCTGGCGTTCAAAGAGTTGATGGCTTCGGGCGAAACCGACCGTCTGCCGAAGATCTTTGTGTCTCAACCAGCCAATTGTGCACCGCTACACGCAGCCTTCCAAGCCGAAGCAGACGAACATGTATTGCAAGAGTTCGGAAAAACTGTAGCCGAAGGTACTGCCATCAAGCGTCCGATCCGCATCAAGGAGATGTTGCAGGCTGTGCGTGAAAGCGGCGGCGGTACTGTAGCGGTCGAAGAGGACGACATCATTGCAGCCTGCCGAAAGCTCGCCAATCAGGGCCTGTATGTCGAGCCCACATGCGCGCATGCCGCTGCGGGCTTGGCCAAGCTGACACAGGAGGGTCTGATCAAGGAGACTGATGAAACAGTCGTCATTCTGACAGGAAGCGGTCTGAAAACAACGTCCTTCTACGCCGACCTTTTTAGCGGCGGCGACGCATAG
- a CDS encoding ornithine cyclodeaminase family protein encodes MIRISEEQSSAVASHELAYEAAREAFIAAVAPTAKSFPVVIGHASDPQNRFTVKSATDGLHAGVKVGSYFPTNDKAGSPRHNSLILLFDQNTGRIGSVIEAGKLNAYRTAAADAVATDALARPDADTLAVFGTGHQADFEAHAIARIRKLRRVLVVGRTEERAASLVERLKGEGLPAETCGPEAACQHADIIITATASKAPLFQAEWVQPGTHVSSMGSDGKGKQELPPELLTKASLFCDLPAQSLDIGELQHADAGVKPVAIGQVLCGEASGRTSDEDITVFDSSGISLQDLYVAKKVIAAHLEKPL; translated from the coding sequence ATGATACGAATATCCGAAGAACAATCCAGCGCGGTCGCCTCCCATGAGCTCGCCTATGAAGCGGCGCGCGAAGCCTTCATTGCAGCTGTTGCACCGACCGCAAAGAGCTTTCCGGTTGTGATTGGGCATGCCAGCGATCCGCAAAATCGATTTACGGTAAAATCGGCGACCGACGGGCTCCATGCGGGAGTAAAGGTAGGGTCCTACTTCCCGACAAACGACAAGGCTGGATCGCCCCGGCACAATTCACTGATCCTCTTGTTTGATCAGAACACCGGGCGCATTGGTTCTGTCATCGAAGCTGGAAAGCTGAATGCCTACCGCACTGCGGCGGCTGACGCTGTCGCAACAGATGCCCTCGCACGACCCGACGCTGATACTCTGGCTGTTTTTGGTACGGGGCATCAAGCCGATTTTGAAGCTCATGCGATTGCCCGTATTCGCAAACTACGGCGTGTTCTTGTCGTAGGCCGCACTGAAGAGCGCGCGGCGTCCTTGGTTGAACGCCTCAAGGGCGAAGGCCTGCCCGCTGAAACTTGCGGTCCAGAAGCCGCCTGCCAACACGCCGACATCATTATTACGGCCACAGCCTCGAAAGCACCTTTATTCCAAGCGGAATGGGTACAGCCGGGGACGCATGTTTCTTCGATGGGTTCTGATGGAAAGGGCAAACAAGAGTTGCCGCCCGAGTTATTGACCAAAGCTTCTCTCTTCTGCGACTTGCCTGCTCAGTCGCTGGACATAGGCGAGCTACAGCATGCCGACGCTGGGGTAAAACCAGTGGCGATTGGTCAGGTGCTGTGCGGTGAAGCAAGCGGTAGAACGTCAGACGAAGACATTACCGTGTTCGACAGCTCGGGCATCTCATTGCAGGACCTATATGTTGCGAAGAAGGTCATTGCTGCTCATCTTGAGAAGCCGCTGTAA